The proteins below come from a single Staphylococcus sp. MI 10-1553 genomic window:
- the polX gene encoding DNA polymerase/3'-5' exonuclease PolX, which produces MTKKDVIRLLEEIATYMELKGENTFKVSAYRKAVQSLEADERTMNQIEDVTELKNIGKGVGEVINTFLKTGESPTLNALKEEVPSGLIPLLKIKGLGSKRIARLYQELNITDKDSFQKAAENHEISALDGFGKKTEEKYIEAVRELGAKKEAYPIDTMKGLNALITKHLQSIEAIERFEVAGSFRRKKEMSKDLDYIISTNDPLEVQQQLLAIPEKMEEVAVGKTKVSLELAFDDETISVDFRLIEPAAFYHTLQHFTGSKDHNIRIRQIAKQTNEKVSEYGIEQPDGTLLQLDSEAAIYEHFGVKWMAPSMREDGTEFDKDLSEIVTLDDINGDIHMHTTASDGAFSLREMVEANIKKGYQFMCITDHSQSLRVANGLSVERLLKQNEEIKKLNEEYSEIDIYSGTEMDILPDGRLDYDDEVLAQLDYVIAAIHQSFNQSEEEIMKRLEAACRNPYVRHIAHPTGRIIGRREGYAPNMTKLIELCRETGTVLEINANPKRLDLSAEVLRQNPGLKVTINTDAHHVDHLNFMNYGIATAQKGFVKKEDVVNAMSRKAFKQFITQPKSVE; this is translated from the coding sequence ATGACTAAGAAAGATGTTATTCGTTTATTAGAAGAAATCGCAACTTATATGGAGTTAAAGGGAGAAAATACGTTCAAAGTCTCTGCATATCGTAAAGCTGTCCAAAGTTTAGAAGCAGATGAACGTACAATGAATCAAATAGAAGATGTGACAGAATTAAAAAATATCGGCAAAGGTGTAGGTGAAGTCATCAACACATTTTTAAAAACAGGGGAATCACCTACACTGAATGCCTTAAAAGAAGAAGTGCCTAGTGGTTTAATTCCATTATTGAAAATTAAAGGGCTTGGAAGTAAACGTATTGCACGACTCTATCAAGAACTCAATATTACGGATAAAGATTCATTTCAAAAAGCGGCTGAAAATCATGAAATTAGTGCATTAGACGGCTTTGGTAAGAAGACAGAAGAAAAATATATAGAAGCCGTTCGTGAGTTAGGTGCGAAAAAAGAGGCTTATCCGATTGACACGATGAAAGGATTAAACGCGCTCATTACAAAGCATTTACAGTCGATAGAAGCGATAGAACGTTTTGAAGTGGCGGGTAGTTTTCGTCGTAAGAAAGAAATGAGTAAAGATTTAGACTATATTATTAGTACAAATGATCCGCTTGAAGTTCAACAGCAACTGTTAGCGATACCTGAAAAAATGGAAGAGGTCGCTGTTGGGAAGACTAAAGTATCACTGGAACTTGCCTTTGATGACGAAACCATTAGCGTTGATTTTCGTTTGATTGAACCTGCTGCATTTTATCATACGTTGCAACATTTTACGGGTTCTAAAGATCATAACATTCGCATTCGTCAAATTGCGAAACAAACGAACGAAAAAGTAAGTGAATACGGCATCGAACAACCGGATGGCACATTACTACAGCTAGATAGTGAAGCGGCGATTTATGAACATTTTGGCGTGAAATGGATGGCGCCAAGTATGCGTGAAGACGGTACAGAATTTGATAAAGATTTATCAGAAATTGTCACACTCGATGACATTAATGGTGATATCCATATGCATACGACGGCGAGTGACGGTGCATTTTCATTGAGAGAAATGGTTGAAGCGAACATTAAAAAAGGCTACCAATTTATGTGTATTACGGATCACTCACAAAGTTTACGTGTGGCGAATGGTTTATCTGTTGAGCGCTTATTGAAACAAAATGAAGAGATTAAAAAGTTAAATGAAGAATACTCAGAAATTGATATTTATTCGGGTACAGAAATGGATATTTTGCCTGATGGTCGTTTAGATTACGATGATGAAGTGCTCGCACAACTCGATTATGTCATTGCGGCGATTCACCAAAGTTTTAATCAATCAGAAGAAGAGATAATGAAGCGATTGGAAGCAGCATGTCGTAACCCTTATGTTCGCCACATTGCACATCCGACTGGTCGTATTATCGGACGTCGCGAAGGTTATGCACCGAATATGACAAAGTTGATTGAGTTATGTCGTGAAACAGGGACAGTGCTTGAAATTAATGCGAACCCGAAACGTTTAGATTTAAGTGCAGAAGTGTTACGACAAAATCCAGGTTTGAAAGTAACGATTAATACAGATGCGCATCATGTGGACCATTTAAACTTTATGAATTACGGTATCGCTACAGCGCAAAAAGGCTTCGTCAAAAAAGAGGACGTGGTGAATGCGATGTCTCGAAAAGCATTCAAACAATTTATAACGCAACCCAAATCTGTTGAATAG
- a CDS encoding endonuclease MutS2 has protein sequence MKQKTLEILEFNKVKSLIEQEVISDLAIEKVKQLVPASDYETVVYQMNEVDEISQIYNQYRLPSMSGLSRVQPYIKRSQIGGTLNVQELNAIKALIQVQNQFKTFYNQLVEDEETINYEILNGQMQQLPVLTHLYQSIHQKCDMQDLYDSASMELQSIRSRIAKTNQRVRAQLDRMVKSTSNQKKLSDAIVTVRNERNVIPVRAEYRQDFNGIVHDQSASGQTLYIEPSAVVELNNQISRLSSEEATEVQRILAELTAEVAEEAEACLISEQVMGHLDFLIGKARYAAKIKGTKPTFSEQRQVYLPKAFHPLLDRETVVANTIEFESSIQTVIITGPNTGGKTVTLKTLGLIILMAQSGLLIPTLDGSQLSVFDNVFCDIGDEQSIEQSLSTFSSHMKTIVNILEEANDKSLILFDELGAGTDPSEGAALAMSILDHVHGMGALVMATTHYPELKAYSYNREGVMNASVEFDVDTLSPTYKLLMGVPGRSNAFDISKRLGLGLKIINHAKSMIGQDEQEINEMIASLEKNAKRVDDQRIELDRLVREASQIHNDLSRAYEQYQNMASRLIEEAKDKANQRVKAAMEEADDILKSLRDMRDQKGAEVKEHELIDQRKRLEDQYEAKSIKQNVQKQKWDEIKAGDEVKVLSYGQKGEVLEVLSDEEVVVQMGIIKMKLPLSDLEKKEKAKEQPKKVVTRTNRSTVKMELDLRGYRYDEAMVALDQYLDQAVLSNYEDVYIIHGKGTGALQKGVQQHLQRHKSVATFRGGMPSEGGFGVTVATLK, from the coding sequence ATGAAACAAAAAACTTTAGAAATATTGGAATTTAATAAAGTTAAGTCATTGATTGAGCAAGAGGTCATCAGTGATTTAGCGATTGAAAAAGTAAAACAATTAGTGCCAGCGTCTGATTATGAGACGGTTGTCTATCAAATGAATGAAGTGGATGAAATTTCACAAATCTACAATCAATATCGTTTGCCAAGTATGAGCGGTTTGTCACGCGTGCAACCGTATATTAAGCGTTCGCAAATTGGTGGGACATTGAACGTACAAGAACTGAATGCGATTAAAGCGTTAATTCAAGTTCAAAATCAGTTTAAAACGTTTTATAACCAACTTGTAGAAGATGAAGAAACCATTAATTATGAAATTTTGAATGGGCAGATGCAGCAGTTACCTGTATTGACGCATTTATACCAATCAATTCATCAAAAGTGTGATATGCAAGACTTATATGATTCTGCAAGTATGGAGTTACAGTCGATTCGGAGCCGGATTGCTAAAACGAATCAACGTGTCCGTGCACAATTAGATCGTATGGTGAAGTCCACAAGTAATCAGAAAAAGTTATCCGATGCAATTGTGACGGTGAGAAATGAGCGCAATGTTATTCCTGTGCGTGCAGAGTATCGCCAAGATTTTAACGGGATTGTACATGATCAATCTGCTTCAGGTCAAACGCTATATATCGAACCTTCTGCAGTGGTCGAGTTGAACAATCAAATCAGTCGTCTAAGCAGCGAGGAAGCAACGGAAGTTCAACGTATTCTTGCTGAGTTAACGGCCGAAGTAGCAGAAGAAGCTGAAGCATGTCTTATCTCTGAACAAGTGATGGGTCATTTAGATTTTCTTATTGGGAAAGCGCGGTATGCTGCTAAAATTAAAGGGACAAAACCGACATTTTCAGAACAACGCCAAGTGTATTTGCCGAAAGCATTTCACCCGTTACTGGACCGAGAAACGGTAGTGGCGAATACGATTGAATTTGAGTCGTCTATTCAAACTGTCATTATTACCGGTCCGAACACTGGTGGTAAAACAGTCACATTGAAAACGTTAGGCTTAATTATTCTGATGGCGCAGTCTGGCTTGTTAATTCCAACGTTAGACGGCAGTCAGTTAAGCGTGTTTGATAACGTCTTTTGTGACATTGGTGATGAACAGTCGATTGAGCAATCATTGTCTACATTTTCTTCTCATATGAAAACGATTGTGAATATTTTAGAAGAAGCCAATGATAAAAGCCTGATTTTATTTGATGAGCTTGGTGCTGGGACTGATCCGAGTGAAGGTGCGGCACTCGCGATGAGTATTTTAGATCACGTACATGGTATGGGTGCGCTTGTTATGGCAACGACGCACTATCCTGAATTGAAAGCGTACAGTTACAATCGCGAAGGTGTCATGAATGCAAGTGTGGAATTTGATGTGGACACTTTAAGCCCGACTTACAAACTTTTAATGGGTGTGCCAGGGCGTTCGAATGCATTTGATATATCGAAACGTTTAGGCCTCGGTTTAAAAATCATTAATCATGCGAAATCCATGATTGGTCAAGATGAACAAGAAATTAATGAAATGATTGCGTCGCTCGAAAAAAATGCGAAACGTGTGGATGATCAACGAATTGAACTTGATCGACTTGTCCGTGAAGCTTCACAAATTCATAATGACTTATCGCGTGCATATGAACAGTATCAAAATATGGCATCCCGTTTAATTGAAGAAGCAAAAGATAAGGCGAATCAGCGTGTCAAAGCAGCGATGGAAGAAGCGGATGATATTTTAAAATCGTTACGTGACATGCGCGATCAAAAAGGTGCTGAAGTAAAAGAACACGAGCTCATTGATCAACGTAAACGCCTAGAAGATCAATATGAAGCGAAATCAATTAAACAAAACGTGCAAAAGCAAAAATGGGATGAAATTAAAGCAGGTGACGAAGTAAAAGTACTTTCTTATGGTCAAAAAGGGGAAGTGCTTGAAGTGTTGAGTGATGAAGAAGTGGTCGTTCAAATGGGCATTATTAAAATGAAATTACCATTAAGTGACCTTGAGAAAAAAGAAAAGGCAAAAGAGCAACCGAAAAAAGTCGTCACACGTACGAATCGTTCCACTGTAAAAATGGAACTGGATTTAAGAGGCTATCGTTACGATGAAGCGATGGTTGCACTCGATCAGTATCTTGATCAAGCCGTGCTCAGTAACTATGAAGATGTTTATATTATTCACGGTAAAGGGACGGGTGCATTACAAAAAGGCGTGCAACAACATTTGCAACGTCATAAAAGTGTTGCTACGTTCAGAGGTGGCATGCCAAGTGAAGGTGGATTTGGAGTCACAGTCGCAACATTGAAATAA
- the trxA gene encoding thioredoxin, producing MAIIEVKDSNFDEQIQSGVKLVDFWATWCGPCKMIAPVLEDLAGDYEGKADILKLDVDQNQATAAKFEVMSIPTLIVFKDGQPVDKVVGFQPKENLAQVLDKHV from the coding sequence ATGGCAATAATAGAAGTGAAAGATTCTAATTTTGACGAACAAATTCAATCAGGTGTTAAGTTAGTAGACTTTTGGGCAACTTGGTGTGGCCCATGTAAAATGATTGCACCTGTATTAGAAGATTTAGCAGGTGACTACGAAGGTAAAGCTGACATTTTAAAATTAGATGTTGACCAAAACCAAGCAACAGCAGCAAAATTTGAAGTTATGAGTATTCCAACATTAATCGTATTTAAAGACGGTCAACCAGTAGACAAAGTTGTTGGATTCCAACCAAAAGAAAACTTAGCACAAGTATTGGATAAACACGTATAA
- the uvrC gene encoding excinuclease ABC subunit UvrC gives MEETQSRIKQKLGVLPMEPGCYLMKDRQNQVIYVGKAKKLRNRVRSYFTGAHDTKTTRLVREIVDFEYIVTSSETESLLLELNLIKKYQPRYNILLKDDKSYPFIKITKERHPKLIVTRTVRKGSGKYFGPYPNAYSAHETKKLLDRIYPFRKCDKMPDRLCLYYHIGQCLGPCVYPVQQNEYERMTKEITEFLNGEDKTILKNLEEKMVKASENLEFEQAKEYRDLIQHVNNLTKKQKIMSVDQTVRDVFGYYVNKGWMCIQVFFIRQGNLIEREATMFPLQQTPEEEFYTFIGQFYQLNQHFLPKEVHIPKQLDVEMVHSVVDTNIVTPQRGQKKQLVDMANKNARISLENKFELIARDESRTVKAIEQLGDAMGIQTPIRIEAFDNSNIQGVDPVSAMVSFVDGKPDKKGYRKYKIKSVEGPDDYKSMQEAVRRRYTRVLNEGLPLPDLIIVDGGKGHMSSVTDVLENELGLDIPIAGLAKNDKHQTSELLYGESAQVVPLKKNSQAFYLLQRIQDEVHRFAITFHRQTRQKTGLRSILDQVEGIGPKRKTKLLRTFGSIKKMREASVETLQEAGLPKKTAEVLFKTLQEEG, from the coding sequence ATGGAGGAGACCCAAAGTCGAATTAAACAAAAGCTAGGCGTTTTACCGATGGAGCCGGGTTGTTATTTAATGAAAGATCGGCAAAACCAAGTGATATATGTTGGGAAAGCGAAAAAGCTAAGAAATCGTGTGCGGTCTTATTTTACAGGAGCTCATGATACAAAGACGACGCGTTTAGTGCGAGAGATTGTTGATTTTGAATATATCGTGACCTCAAGTGAAACGGAATCATTGTTGCTTGAGCTGAATTTAATTAAAAAATACCAACCGCGCTATAATATTTTACTCAAAGATGACAAGAGCTATCCTTTTATAAAAATCACGAAAGAACGCCATCCGAAATTAATTGTGACGCGAACAGTGCGTAAAGGGAGTGGGAAATATTTCGGTCCTTATCCGAATGCCTACTCCGCACATGAAACGAAGAAGTTGTTAGATCGTATTTATCCATTTCGAAAATGTGATAAAATGCCAGACCGCTTATGTTTGTATTATCATATTGGGCAATGTTTAGGGCCGTGTGTTTATCCCGTTCAGCAAAATGAATATGAGCGCATGACGAAAGAAATCACCGAATTTTTGAATGGTGAAGATAAGACCATCTTAAAAAATTTAGAAGAGAAAATGGTCAAGGCGAGTGAAAATTTAGAGTTCGAGCAGGCGAAAGAATATCGTGATTTGATTCAACACGTGAATAATTTGACGAAAAAACAAAAAATTATGTCTGTCGATCAAACGGTGCGAGATGTATTTGGCTATTATGTCAATAAAGGTTGGATGTGTATTCAAGTGTTCTTTATTCGACAAGGGAATTTGATTGAACGTGAAGCGACGATGTTTCCGTTACAACAAACGCCTGAAGAAGAATTTTATACATTTATCGGTCAATTTTATCAACTGAATCAACATTTTTTACCTAAAGAAGTGCACATTCCGAAACAATTAGATGTAGAAATGGTGCATTCTGTCGTGGATACGAACATCGTCACACCGCAACGAGGACAGAAAAAGCAATTAGTGGATATGGCAAATAAAAATGCGCGTATTTCATTAGAGAATAAATTTGAACTGATTGCGCGTGATGAATCTCGTACGGTGAAAGCAATTGAACAACTTGGTGATGCGATGGGGATACAAACACCGATTCGTATTGAAGCTTTCGATAACTCTAACATTCAAGGTGTGGACCCTGTATCAGCAATGGTGAGCTTTGTAGACGGGAAACCGGATAAAAAAGGGTATCGTAAATATAAGATTAAATCTGTTGAAGGGCCAGATGATTATAAATCGATGCAAGAAGCCGTACGTCGCCGTTATACACGTGTACTGAATGAAGGATTACCGTTGCCAGACTTAATTATTGTTGACGGTGGGAAAGGTCACATGTCGAGTGTGACTGATGTCCTTGAAAATGAACTTGGATTAGACATTCCTATTGCAGGTCTTGCGAAAAATGATAAACATCAAACGTCAGAATTATTATATGGAGAATCAGCACAAGTAGTCCCATTAAAGAAAAACAGTCAAGCGTTCTATTTATTACAACGCATTCAAGATGAAGTCCATCGATTCGCGATTACTTTCCATCGTCAAACACGACAAAAGACTGGACTACGCTCGATTTTAGATCAAGTTGAAGGTATTGGTCCAAAACGGAAGACAAAATTATTGCGTACATTTGGTTCAATTAAAAAAATGCGTGAAGCATCTGTAGAGACACTACAAGAGGCGGGATTGCCGAAAAAAACGGCTGAGGTCCTTTTTAAAACATTGCAAGAGGAAGGCTAG
- a CDS encoding succinate dehydrogenase cytochrome b558 subunit, with protein MAHSKNQFYLRRLHSLLGVIPLGGFLLVHLMVNHQATQGVEAFNKAAGVMESLPFLYALEIIMIYIPILYHAVYGVHIAFTASHNIGHHSYMRNWMFLFQRISGILTFIFVMIHMWQTRIQKFFGQEVNYDMVHDIVSNPIWLVFYIVCIIAVVFHFSNGLWSFLVTWGILQSPKSQKVFTWVSLVIFIVVTYIGVSAILAFV; from the coding sequence TTGGCACATTCAAAGAACCAATTCTACCTTAGACGTTTACATTCGTTACTTGGTGTCATTCCGTTAGGTGGCTTTTTACTCGTTCACTTAATGGTTAACCATCAAGCAACTCAAGGGGTGGAAGCATTTAATAAGGCGGCAGGCGTGATGGAGTCGCTACCATTTTTATATGCTTTAGAGATTATCATGATCTATATTCCAATTTTGTATCATGCAGTCTACGGCGTACATATCGCGTTTACAGCTAGTCACAACATCGGGCATCATTCGTATATGCGAAATTGGATGTTCTTATTTCAACGTATTTCGGGCATTTTAACGTTTATTTTCGTAATGATTCACATGTGGCAAACACGCATTCAAAAGTTTTTTGGCCAAGAAGTGAACTACGATATGGTACATGATATCGTATCGAATCCTATTTGGTTAGTGTTCTACATCGTATGTATCATTGCGGTGGTATTCCATTTCTCAAATGGTTTATGGTCATTTTTAGTAACTTGGGGCATTTTGCAATCACCAAAATCACAAAAAGTATTCACTTGGGTATCACTTGTCATCTTTATTGTGGTGACATACATCGGTGTAAGTGCAATTTTAGCTTTCGTATAA
- the sdhA gene encoding succinate dehydrogenase flavoprotein subunit yields MAEKKIIVVGGGLAGLMSTIKAAEQGAHVDLFSIVPVKRSHSVCAQGGINGAVNTKGEGDSPWVHFDDTVYGGDFLADQPPVKAMTEAAPQIIHLLDRMGVMFNRTAEGLLDFRRFGGTLHHRTAFAGATTGQQLLYALDEQVRSYEVDGLVTKYEGWEFLGIVKDDDNAARGIVAQNITTSEIQSFGSDAVIMATGGPGIIFGKTTNSMINTGSAASIVYQQGVKYGNGEFIQIHPTAIPGDDKLRLMSESARGEGGRIWTYKDGKPWYFLEEKYPDYGNLVPRDIATREIFDVCVNQKLGINGENMVYLDLSHKDPHELDVKLGGIIEIYEKFTGDDPRKVPMKIFPAVHYSMGGLYVDYDQMTNIDGLFAAGECDFSQHGGNRLGANSLLSAIYGGTVAGPNAVKYVENIEKSYVDMDDSMYQKRVDEEQARFDKLLNMKGSENAYKLHRELGEIMTANVTVVRHNDKLLETDKKIVELMKRYQDIDMEDTSQWSNQAVFFTRQLWNMLVLARVITIGAYNRNESRGAHYKPEFPERNDDEWLKHTLAEYKGPDAPPEFTYKPVDVSLIPPRKRDYTSKSKGGKK; encoded by the coding sequence ATGGCAGAGAAGAAAATTATTGTTGTCGGAGGCGGTCTTGCCGGTTTAATGTCAACAATTAAAGCAGCGGAACAAGGGGCACATGTTGATTTGTTCTCGATTGTTCCAGTAAAACGCTCTCACTCAGTATGTGCACAGGGCGGTATTAACGGAGCGGTAAATACAAAAGGTGAAGGTGACTCTCCGTGGGTTCATTTTGATGACACAGTTTACGGTGGAGACTTCTTAGCGGATCAACCGCCTGTTAAAGCAATGACTGAAGCAGCACCACAAATCATCCATTTATTAGACCGTATGGGTGTCATGTTTAACCGTACAGCTGAAGGACTTTTAGATTTCCGTCGTTTCGGTGGAACATTACATCACAGAACTGCATTCGCAGGGGCAACGACAGGTCAACAATTATTATATGCATTAGATGAACAAGTGCGTAGTTATGAAGTGGATGGACTTGTTACAAAATATGAAGGATGGGAATTTTTAGGTATCGTAAAAGATGATGACAATGCGGCACGTGGTATTGTCGCGCAAAACATCACAACTTCTGAAATTCAATCTTTCGGTTCTGATGCAGTCATTATGGCAACTGGTGGTCCAGGTATCATTTTCGGTAAGACGACAAACTCTATGATCAACACAGGATCAGCTGCGTCTATCGTATATCAACAAGGGGTCAAATACGGTAACGGTGAGTTTATCCAAATTCACCCAACAGCCATTCCTGGTGACGATAAATTACGTTTAATGAGTGAATCAGCACGTGGTGAAGGTGGCCGTATTTGGACGTATAAAGACGGTAAACCTTGGTATTTCTTAGAAGAGAAGTATCCTGATTATGGTAATTTAGTTCCTCGTGATATTGCGACACGTGAAATTTTCGATGTCTGTGTGAATCAAAAGCTCGGTATTAACGGTGAAAACATGGTATATCTTGATTTATCACACAAAGATCCACATGAATTAGACGTAAAACTAGGTGGTATCATCGAAATTTACGAAAAATTCACAGGTGACGATCCACGTAAAGTACCAATGAAAATCTTCCCAGCAGTACATTACTCAATGGGTGGTCTATATGTAGATTATGATCAAATGACGAACATTGACGGTTTATTTGCAGCAGGGGAATGTGATTTCTCACAACACGGTGGTAACCGTTTAGGTGCCAACTCGTTATTGTCAGCGATTTATGGTGGTACTGTTGCAGGACCAAATGCTGTTAAATATGTAGAAAACATTGAAAAGTCATACGTTGACATGGATGACAGCATGTATCAAAAACGTGTGGATGAAGAACAAGCACGTTTTGACAAGTTGTTAAACATGAAAGGTTCTGAAAACGCATATAAATTGCATCGTGAACTTGGTGAAATTATGACAGCGAATGTTACAGTAGTTCGTCATAATGACAAATTGTTAGAAACTGACAAGAAAATTGTTGAATTGATGAAACGTTACCAAGATATTGACATGGAAGATACATCGCAATGGAGTAACCAAGCCGTATTCTTCACACGTCAATTGTGGAACATGCTTGTGTTGGCGCGCGTAATTACAATCGGTGCTTATAATCGTAATGAATCTCGTGGTGCGCACTATAAGCCAGAATTCCCAGAAAGAAATGACGATGAGTGGTTAAAACACACATTAGCTGAATATAAAGGTCCAGATGCACCACCAGAATTTACTTACAAACCTGTTGATGTCAGCTTAATCCCACCTCGTAAACGTGACTACACAAGTAAGTCAAAAGGGGGTAAAAAATAA